Proteins from a genomic interval of Oceanispirochaeta crateris:
- the recO gene encoding DNA repair protein RecO: MNRLIKENYIPLKASDLGENHKLVLILTPGQGLIRIAVFGVKGKKSGSQRALIQPFSLCRGDLYYDPVKKLWRLKEGECLESRDSFHAHLNKYYAALFWSDLIIQTYAGGGSRDFFNLSESLFRDLDQEAEALVPGLFLSSLWDYLALEGIQPETNRCSRCGRPAPANKAVCYSPEGMVVCSRCRIDRLPLLTAPAREFLESVIGKQGLPEVDADTLESLTSYIMTILRTIVRLNMGQESLRIIFK; this comes from the coding sequence ATGAATCGACTGATCAAAGAAAACTATATTCCCTTAAAAGCCTCCGACCTGGGTGAAAACCATAAACTGGTTTTAATTCTCACCCCGGGGCAGGGGTTGATCCGGATTGCCGTCTTTGGAGTTAAGGGTAAAAAATCGGGTTCCCAGAGAGCCTTGATTCAGCCTTTTTCTCTCTGCCGGGGCGATCTGTATTACGATCCTGTCAAGAAGCTCTGGCGCCTGAAAGAGGGAGAATGCCTTGAGAGCCGGGATAGTTTTCATGCTCATCTCAATAAGTACTATGCAGCTCTTTTCTGGTCGGATCTTATCATACAGACCTATGCCGGAGGAGGCAGCCGGGATTTTTTCAATCTTTCGGAGTCTCTGTTCCGGGATCTGGATCAGGAAGCTGAGGCTCTAGTGCCTGGTCTCTTCTTGTCTTCTCTCTGGGATTATCTGGCCCTCGAAGGAATCCAGCCTGAAACAAACCGCTGCTCCCGATGTGGCAGACCGGCTCCTGCGAACAAGGCCGTTTGTTACAGCCCGGAGGGGATGGTTGTTTGTTCCCGTTGCCGTATTGATCGGCTGCCCTTGCTCACGGCTCCTGCCAGGGAATTTTTAGAATCGGTCATCGGGAAACAGGGGCTTCCAGAGGTTGACGCTGATACCCTTGAGAGCCTGACAAGCTATATTATGACCATTCTGAGGACCATTGTCAGGTTGAATATGGGACAGGAGTCTCTTCGAATTATTTTTAAATAA
- a CDS encoding methyl-accepting chemotaxis protein has product MMKKNNKKRIRDSLAFSLNIYFLIFLSVIFIFLGYFLRTTTNTLIQKEQQENLIRMSRSTMGTMSLQMENAGRVLFAHAMNPNYGVSLQNRNFTYSASVLYKLKSQSPYFEDVFLMDSEGLVVGSTNPKLKGKDYSEDSFFKNAKMSGHEFDIDPTIVRFGEEGYPAAIVSSAVLVDGNIEGFLVISMNMQKFGTDFIVNRKVGETGNTYVIDSQGIIFIHPDKEHIFLDSKNLDFINAVLEAGSQEVYLPYTFEGVSKQGAFAWMEDPKWLVATVVDDSEVFRITRSITLILIILLFSTDLILIFFLAFVVRHKITSRLLPVEILMGKAAEGQLNAKGQWKGRDEVASITRSYNSLVDSLSSFFHDLNNRMNNMDEGGNDLASNMEETAAAVQQIKANIDSSMKQIRAQDESVHETASAVTQVALNIESLDRSLKKQGESILSSSSSVEELIAQINTISNSTSEARACMDELVGATRNGSDKLNLVSGQVHEILERSHRLEDANKLISGIAARTNLLAMNAAIEAAHAGSAGQGFAVVADEIRKLAEQSSTQSKEVKASIGEINASIMDVVKGSQESGKSFDIIQESIGRMNRITDEIRSSMDEQAQGGQEVLQSLSEMRQIASGVMEQSGEMSQGNDLIRGAVGSLGEISIQVIHAMDEINNGINEINQSMVNVATLTEKNRENIESVKADASKYKI; this is encoded by the coding sequence ATGATGAAAAAGAACAATAAAAAAAGGATTCGAGACTCTCTGGCTTTTTCTCTCAATATCTATTTCCTGATCTTCCTTTCTGTCATTTTTATATTTCTTGGATATTTCTTACGCACAACAACGAACACTCTCATACAGAAGGAACAGCAGGAAAATCTTATACGAATGTCTCGATCCACCATGGGAACGATGTCCCTGCAGATGGAGAATGCAGGAAGAGTGCTTTTTGCGCATGCAATGAATCCGAATTATGGCGTTAGTCTGCAGAATCGAAATTTTACATATTCAGCCAGTGTCCTTTACAAGCTGAAGTCCCAGAGTCCCTATTTCGAAGATGTTTTTTTAATGGATTCAGAGGGACTTGTTGTCGGATCCACAAACCCGAAACTGAAGGGGAAAGACTATTCGGAGGATTCATTCTTTAAGAATGCCAAGATGTCCGGTCATGAATTTGACATTGATCCAACGATTGTTCGATTCGGAGAAGAGGGCTATCCGGCAGCCATCGTTTCGTCTGCCGTTCTTGTGGACGGGAATATTGAGGGATTTTTGGTCATATCCATGAATATGCAAAAATTCGGGACCGATTTTATTGTGAATAGAAAAGTGGGTGAGACGGGAAACACCTATGTCATAGACAGCCAGGGGATCATCTTTATTCATCCGGACAAAGAACACATCTTCCTGGATTCCAAGAACCTTGATTTCATCAACGCAGTCCTTGAAGCAGGTTCGCAAGAAGTCTATTTACCCTATACATTCGAGGGTGTTTCAAAACAAGGGGCCTTTGCCTGGATGGAAGATCCTAAGTGGCTGGTTGCTACCGTTGTTGATGACAGTGAGGTTTTTAGGATCACCCGGAGTATAACTCTTATTCTGATTATCCTCCTTTTCTCAACAGATCTTATTCTAATCTTTTTTCTCGCTTTTGTGGTCCGTCATAAGATCACAAGCCGTCTCCTCCCAGTGGAAATTCTAATGGGAAAGGCCGCCGAAGGGCAGCTGAATGCTAAGGGACAGTGGAAAGGGAGAGATGAAGTGGCTTCTATAACACGGAGTTACAACAGCCTTGTTGATTCCCTGAGCAGTTTTTTTCATGACCTGAATAATCGTATGAACAATATGGATGAGGGCGGGAATGACCTTGCTTCCAATATGGAAGAGACAGCTGCCGCCGTACAGCAGATCAAGGCCAATATTGACAGTTCTATGAAACAGATTAGGGCCCAGGACGAGAGTGTTCATGAAACAGCCAGTGCAGTTACTCAGGTCGCTTTAAACATTGAATCCCTGGACCGGTCACTCAAAAAACAGGGGGAGAGTATTCTAAGTTCATCCAGTTCGGTGGAAGAGTTGATTGCCCAGATCAATACCATCAGTAATTCTACTTCCGAAGCCAGAGCTTGCATGGATGAATTGGTGGGAGCCACCCGCAATGGGTCTGATAAATTGAATTTGGTCAGCGGTCAGGTCCATGAAATACTGGAGAGATCCCATAGACTCGAAGATGCCAATAAGCTGATCTCCGGTATCGCTGCCAGGACGAATCTTTTGGCCATGAATGCCGCTATTGAGGCTGCCCATGCGGGTAGCGCGGGCCAGGGATTTGCGGTTGTTGCTGACGAGATCAGAAAATTGGCAGAGCAGTCTTCTACCCAATCTAAAGAAGTGAAGGCCTCTATCGGAGAGATTAATGCCAGTATTATGGATGTGGTGAAGGGGTCTCAGGAATCTGGAAAGTCTTTTGACATTATTCAGGAAAGTATAGGCAGGATGAACCGGATAACCGATGAAATCCGATCCTCCATGGATGAACAGGCTCAAGGGGGACAGGAAGTTCTCCAGTCCTTGTCCGAAATGCGGCAGATTGCTTCGGGAGTCATGGAGCAATCTGGAGAAATGTCACAAGGGAATGATCTGATCAGAGGAGCTGTCGGTTCTTTGGGTGAAATCAGTATTCAGGTCATTCATGCCATGGATGAAATCAACAATGGTATCAATGAAATCAACCAGTCCATGGTGAATGTGGCCACTTTGACCGAAAAAAACAGAGAGAATATTGAGTCTGTGAAGGCCGATGCATCAAAGTATAAAATATGA
- a CDS encoding methyl-accepting chemotaxis protein translates to MKRNNKTIRDSLAFSLNIYFLIFLTVIFLVLGFFLRTVANSIILKEQQTNLMSNSLSIKNSLSSDMDNAGKLLYAHSINPNYGQSLIDREYFHLDSDLNKLKSQCPYFEDIYLMDSKGIVVASTNPKLKGNDYSNTSYFRHSKSPGHEYFIDSTIIKTGESGYPSAMITSAINVYGKIVGILAISMNMSEYGHDVILDKNIGETGYSYVIDKDGVLFIHPDEDKMFFDSHNWEFINTVFESGEKELYLPYTFEGISKQGAFVWMDDPQWLVVVGINDIEVFKVSRQITLILIGLLLSADILLIFFLAFVVRRKITSRLLPVEILMGKAAEGQLNAKGQWKGRDEVASITRSYNSLVDSLSSFFHDLNNRMMDMDEGGNDLASNMEETAAAVQQIKANIDSSMKQIRAQDESVHETASAVSQVALSIEALDKSLKRQSKSILSSSSSVEELIAQINTISNSTSEARACMDELVGATRNGSDKLNLVSSLVNEILERSHRLEDANKLISGIAARTNLLAMNAAIEAAHAGSAGQGFAVVADEIRKLAEQSSTQSKEVKTSIGEINTSILDVVKGSQESGKSFDIIQESIGRMNRITDEIRSSMEEQSQGGQQVLQSLAEMRQITTAVMEQSGEMSQGNDLIRGAVGSLGDISIQVIQAMDEIDNGISEINQSMVNVAALTEKNKDNIEAVRADASKYEV, encoded by the coding sequence ATGAAAAGAAACAACAAAACAATCCGCGACTCTCTGGCTTTCTCTCTTAATATCTATTTTTTAATATTTCTTACTGTCATTTTTCTTGTTCTTGGATTTTTTTTAAGAACTGTGGCAAACTCAATTATTCTAAAAGAACAGCAAACCAATTTGATGAGCAACTCTCTGTCCATCAAGAATTCTTTATCATCAGATATGGATAATGCAGGAAAATTACTTTACGCCCATTCTATCAATCCAAACTATGGGCAGAGCCTGATTGATAGAGAATATTTTCATTTAGACAGTGATCTCAATAAACTAAAATCTCAATGTCCTTACTTTGAAGATATCTATCTGATGGATTCAAAGGGAATTGTTGTCGCTTCGACAAATCCAAAATTGAAAGGGAATGATTATTCAAATACATCCTACTTTCGGCATTCAAAGAGTCCTGGCCATGAATATTTCATAGATTCAACTATTATTAAAACTGGAGAGTCTGGTTATCCCTCGGCTATGATTACCTCAGCAATCAATGTGTATGGGAAAATCGTAGGTATCCTGGCTATTTCGATGAATATGTCTGAATATGGGCATGATGTAATTCTAGATAAAAATATAGGAGAAACCGGGTACTCCTATGTAATCGACAAGGATGGAGTCCTTTTTATTCATCCCGATGAAGATAAAATGTTTTTTGATTCTCATAACTGGGAATTTATTAATACTGTTTTTGAATCGGGAGAGAAGGAACTATATTTACCCTACACGTTTGAGGGTATTTCAAAGCAGGGCGCTTTTGTCTGGATGGATGACCCTCAGTGGCTGGTCGTTGTCGGCATTAATGATATTGAAGTCTTTAAGGTCTCCCGGCAGATAACTCTTATTCTAATTGGTCTCCTTTTATCGGCTGATATTCTCCTAATCTTTTTTCTCGCTTTTGTGGTCCGTCGAAAAATTACCAGCCGTCTCCTCCCGGTGGAAATTCTAATGGGAAAGGCCGCCGAAGGGCAGCTGAATGCTAAGGGACAGTGGAAAGGGAGAGATGAAGTGGCTTCTATAACACGGAGTTACAATAGCCTGGTTGATTCCCTGAGCAGTTTTTTTCATGACCTGAATAATCGCATGATGGATATGGATGAGGGCGGGAATGACCTTGCTTCCAATATGGAAGAGACAGCTGCCGCCGTACAGCAGATCAAGGCTAATATTGACAGTTCTATGAAACAGATTCGGGCCCAGGACGAGAGTGTTCATGAAACAGCCAGTGCAGTTTCTCAGGTCGCTTTGAGTATTGAAGCCCTGGATAAATCCCTTAAAAGACAGAGCAAGAGTATTCTCAGTTCATCCAGTTCGGTGGAAGAGTTGATTGCCCAGATAAACACCATCAGTAATTCTACTTCCGAAGCCAGAGCTTGCATGGATGAATTGGTGGGAGCCACCCGCAATGGGTCTGATAAATTGAATCTGGTAAGTTCTCTGGTTAATGAAATACTGGAGAGATCCCATAGACTCGAAGATGCCAATAAGCTGATCTCCGGTATCGCTGCCAGGACGAATCTTTTGGCCATGAATGCCGCTATTGAGGCTGCCCATGCGGGTAGCGCGGGCCAGGGATTTGCGGTCGTTGCTGACGAGATCAGAAAATTGGCAGAGCAGTCTTCTACCCAGTCTAAAGAAGTAAAAACATCCATTGGAGAGATCAATACCAGTATTCTGGATGTGGTTAAGGGGTCTCAGGAATCTGGAAAGTCTTTTGACATTATTCAGGAAAGTATAGGCAGGATGAACCGGATAACCGATGAAATCCGATCCTCAATGGAAGAACAGTCCCAGGGAGGCCAGCAGGTTCTTCAATCCTTGGCCGAAATGCGTCAGATAACTACTGCTGTCATGGAGCAATCCGGAGAAATGTCCCAGGGTAATGATCTGATCAGAGGAGCTGTCGGTTCTTTGGGAGACATCAGTATTCAAGTGATTCAAGCCATGGATGAAATTGATAATGGGATCAGTGAAATCAACCAGTCTATGGTCAATGTGGCTGCTTTGACGGAAAAAAATAAAGATAATATTGAAGCTGTGCGGGCTGATGCTTCTAAATATGAAGTATAA
- a CDS encoding thymidine phosphorylase has product MRIVDIIMKKRDGAALTEEELRFFINGYVTGDIPEYQASAWLMAVYFRGMDAVETGLLTRLMMESGVLMDLSDLAGPLVDKHSTGGVGDKTSLILAPLAAACGAQVPMMSGRALGHTGGTLDKLESVKGYTVDATEDDLKRIIARAGYALIGQTAQVVPADRKMYALRDVTATVESIPLITASILSKKLAEGAQSLVFDVKCGSGAFMKTLQNAEILAESLVKTGQAMGRKVIALITAMEEPLGRMVGNFLEVEESWNCLQGGGPDDLMEVTLALCSKMLLTSGLCKGSDEAMDLCLQKIKSGEGADRFRENMIAQGADWQWFLDHVGTWRAPVKVEFKAPRQGIIHEINAYKVGMCALGLGVGRNKADDPVQPHTGLHFLKKRGESVAKGDLLCEVFALNDQDARQALASLEEAFRISPDPMTPEALILKEVGEL; this is encoded by the coding sequence ATGCGCATCGTTGATATTATAATGAAAAAACGCGACGGAGCTGCTCTGACTGAAGAGGAGCTTCGTTTCTTTATTAATGGTTATGTCACTGGAGATATCCCCGAATACCAGGCCAGTGCCTGGCTTATGGCCGTATACTTTCGAGGGATGGATGCCGTCGAAACAGGGCTTTTGACCAGACTCATGATGGAGTCGGGCGTCCTTATGGATCTCAGCGACCTTGCCGGACCTCTTGTAGATAAACATTCCACCGGCGGTGTGGGGGATAAAACCTCCCTCATCCTCGCTCCCCTGGCTGCGGCCTGCGGTGCCCAGGTTCCCATGATGAGCGGTCGCGCCCTGGGACATACCGGAGGCACTCTGGACAAATTGGAGTCGGTCAAAGGCTATACCGTCGATGCCACAGAGGATGATTTGAAGCGGATCATCGCTAGAGCCGGGTATGCCCTTATCGGTCAGACCGCCCAGGTCGTTCCTGCAGACAGAAAAATGTATGCTCTTCGGGATGTTACAGCCACGGTGGAATCTATTCCATTGATTACGGCTAGTATTCTGAGTAAGAAGCTGGCCGAAGGAGCCCAATCTCTTGTCTTTGATGTAAAATGCGGTTCTGGGGCCTTTATGAAAACATTACAGAATGCAGAGATCCTTGCCGAATCTCTTGTGAAAACAGGACAAGCCATGGGGCGGAAGGTCATCGCTCTCATCACGGCCATGGAAGAACCCCTGGGCCGGATGGTGGGAAATTTTCTGGAAGTGGAAGAATCCTGGAATTGCCTCCAAGGAGGAGGACCTGACGATTTGATGGAAGTGACCTTGGCACTCTGCTCCAAAATGCTTTTGACCTCTGGTCTCTGCAAAGGTTCTGATGAGGCCATGGATCTATGCCTGCAAAAAATCAAAAGTGGAGAAGGAGCTGACCGGTTCCGGGAAAACATGATTGCCCAGGGAGCCGACTGGCAGTGGTTTTTAGACCATGTCGGAACGTGGCGAGCCCCTGTCAAAGTAGAATTCAAGGCTCCCCGGCAGGGAATCATTCATGAAATCAATGCCTACAAGGTGGGCATGTGCGCCCTGGGGTTGGGAGTGGGACGAAATAAGGCAGATGATCCTGTGCAGCCCCATACGGGATTGCACTTTTTAAAGAAAAGGGGTGAGTCGGTGGCAAAGGGAGATCTTCTTTGCGAAGTCTTTGCCCTGAATGATCAGGATGCCCGTCAGGCTCTGGCCTCTCTGGAGGAGGCTTTTCGCATATCCCCAGACCCAATGACTCCAGAAGCTCTTATTCTGAAAGAAGTCGGAGAACTCTAA
- the recJ gene encoding single-stranded-DNA-specific exonuclease RecJ — protein MKWTKKDIEGGKVRQLAERTGMDLLQASILLRRGVDLDKSRFFLEDDFRYLHNPFLFRHMADVVDRIQMAAEEEERVLICGDRDVDGITSTILLYEALLDSGIEAEWRVPIGEDAYGLNPELIKDFASRDGTLIFCVDCGISDFEEISLAGELGIDVVVLDHHNPRGGKLPEALCIVNPKVQEDSYPFEGLAGCAVVSKLIWALCFARTELYGHEYCFFYINEEKGQLEIYKYVNLVEVSRKFYPLDQEIPLEELSESLRGWPLFSYDLSSQKQTLDQIFGKAAELHITDIADQVCRDFPSLQGLSFQILRDKSRLARYSLQAPDNGDAFLHLFSGLMLKRYQGAFEPFEKALDLVALGTLADLMPLEDENRVLVKRGMELLGKAVRPGLRELFIRQRLLGKPLETNDVSWMVSPWINSSGRMGQADKAVELFITEDEAIRTRLADALHDLNQERKKLGDSLWDDAVEEARTSQEGLHNKLTMVRSRQIPRGITGILAAKMVNTFSVPSLILSRQEDGSLSGSIRSPRGCSIQSLLHAHADLFIDFGGHDCAAGFSMEGSNEEAFVRRLGEFCKTWKPEISEDIPEVDAEIPVEYLNPELWEMVSRLGPYGEGFRPLLFFSRNLLIEKSELIGKEPQNHLKFLLSSETAKFPALYWNGAENFKDYMSPDNRVNLLYHVSRNYYMNRESLQITVIDMEPAN, from the coding sequence ATGAAATGGACAAAAAAAGATATTGAAGGCGGCAAAGTCCGCCAACTCGCTGAAAGAACCGGAATGGATTTGCTTCAGGCATCCATCCTCTTGCGGAGAGGAGTGGATCTCGATAAAAGCCGATTTTTCCTGGAGGATGATTTTCGTTACCTCCATAACCCTTTTCTTTTCAGGCATATGGCTGATGTGGTGGATCGAATCCAGATGGCCGCCGAAGAGGAAGAACGTGTTCTGATCTGCGGCGACCGGGATGTGGATGGAATCACCTCGACAATCCTCCTTTATGAAGCCCTTCTGGATTCTGGAATTGAGGCCGAATGGAGAGTCCCTATCGGGGAAGATGCCTACGGACTGAATCCTGAGCTTATCAAAGATTTTGCCTCTCGAGACGGAACTCTGATTTTCTGTGTGGATTGCGGAATCTCGGATTTTGAGGAGATCTCTCTGGCGGGTGAACTGGGAATCGATGTGGTTGTTCTGGATCACCACAATCCTAGAGGGGGCAAACTCCCAGAAGCCCTTTGCATCGTCAATCCCAAGGTCCAGGAGGATTCTTATCCCTTTGAAGGATTGGCGGGCTGTGCCGTTGTATCTAAACTCATCTGGGCTCTTTGCTTTGCAAGAACCGAGCTCTACGGTCATGAGTACTGCTTCTTCTACATCAATGAAGAAAAGGGACAGCTGGAAATATATAAGTATGTCAATTTGGTAGAAGTCAGCCGGAAGTTTTACCCCCTGGACCAGGAAATTCCCCTGGAGGAACTCTCCGAATCCCTGCGGGGCTGGCCTCTGTTCAGCTATGATCTCTCCTCGCAGAAGCAAACTCTGGATCAAATTTTCGGTAAGGCGGCAGAACTTCATATTACTGACATAGCCGATCAGGTCTGTAGAGACTTTCCTAGTTTGCAAGGACTGAGTTTTCAAATTCTCCGGGATAAAAGCAGACTGGCCCGGTACTCTCTTCAGGCTCCTGATAATGGGGATGCCTTCCTTCATCTATTTTCAGGGCTGATGCTTAAACGCTATCAGGGGGCCTTTGAGCCCTTTGAAAAGGCTCTGGATCTAGTAGCCTTGGGCACTTTGGCGGATCTTATGCCTCTGGAAGATGAAAACCGTGTTCTTGTTAAAAGAGGAATGGAGCTTTTGGGCAAGGCCGTCAGACCGGGCCTTCGTGAACTCTTTATACGGCAGAGATTGCTGGGGAAGCCTCTTGAAACGAATGATGTTTCTTGGATGGTCTCCCCCTGGATCAACTCTTCGGGGAGGATGGGTCAGGCTGATAAGGCTGTAGAACTGTTTATAACAGAAGATGAAGCTATCAGGACTCGTCTGGCCGACGCACTTCATGACTTGAACCAGGAGCGGAAAAAGCTGGGAGATTCCCTTTGGGACGACGCTGTGGAAGAAGCAAGAACCAGTCAGGAAGGCTTGCATAATAAGTTGACCATGGTCCGGTCCCGGCAAATACCCCGGGGGATCACAGGCATCCTAGCCGCGAAGATGGTGAACACATTTTCGGTCCCTTCTTTGATCCTGTCCCGCCAGGAAGATGGAAGTCTCTCCGGGTCTATCCGCAGTCCTCGGGGCTGTTCTATTCAATCCCTGCTGCATGCCCATGCAGATCTCTTTATCGATTTTGGAGGACATGACTGTGCCGCCGGTTTCAGCATGGAGGGCTCAAATGAAGAGGCCTTTGTAAGACGGCTCGGTGAGTTCTGTAAGACCTGGAAACCCGAAATATCAGAAGATATTCCCGAAGTTGATGCCGAAATCCCAGTTGAATACTTGAATCCTGAGCTCTGGGAGATGGTCAGCCGCTTAGGCCCCTATGGCGAAGGATTCAGGCCCTTACTCTTTTTTAGCCGGAACCTCCTGATTGAAAAATCGGAGCTCATTGGCAAGGAGCCTCAGAACCATCTGAAATTCCTTTTATCATCTGAAACGGCCAAATTCCCGGCGCTCTACTGGAATGGCGCGGAAAATTTCAAAGATTATATGAGTCCTGACAACAGGGTGAATCTGCTGTATCATGTAAGCCGGAACTATTATATGAATCGGGAATCCCTGCAGATCACAGTCATCGATATGGAGCCAGCCAATTGA
- a CDS encoding M23 family metallopeptidase: MRKILIIPCLFFLYFTLGTLHAQSLLSTSQAFPGDILTVVVNEGDVDDEILFMLKDEKGNVCSNAPGLTFEMEGISGPNFIGLMGLSSDLDPGNYLLRAEIRNSKGLAVYERPVLIRTRDFKSEDIPLNYDMTTLRTDDSAEKRDQSRRLWALLNRRSDGAVHPVGVFLPPVKEFILTSWYGDRRNYLYTDGNTAASLHTGLDMAAATGSEIMAPLDGTVVMAEERILTGGTVVLEHLPGVYSLYYHMDRIDVKIGDSLSQGELLGTVGATGLVTGPHLHWELRVNTIPVNPERYLSHPLIDKDGILTIIDDTKEKGR; this comes from the coding sequence TTGAGAAAAATACTGATTATACCCTGCCTGTTCTTTTTATATTTTACTCTGGGAACTCTTCATGCCCAGAGCCTTCTCTCCACATCCCAGGCCTTTCCCGGTGATATTCTAACGGTCGTGGTCAATGAGGGAGACGTGGATGATGAAATACTCTTCATGTTGAAGGATGAAAAAGGAAATGTATGTTCCAACGCCCCCGGTCTCACCTTTGAAATGGAGGGGATCTCCGGACCCAATTTTATAGGACTCATGGGCCTTTCTTCGGATCTAGACCCCGGTAATTACCTCCTCCGGGCCGAGATCAGGAATTCCAAGGGGCTGGCCGTGTATGAGCGTCCGGTTCTGATTAGGACCCGGGACTTCAAATCGGAAGACATACCCCTGAATTATGACATGACCACACTGAGGACTGATGATTCCGCCGAGAAAAGAGATCAATCCCGTCGCTTGTGGGCTCTTTTGAACAGACGATCCGATGGAGCTGTACATCCTGTGGGTGTCTTTTTACCCCCCGTAAAGGAGTTCATACTGACCTCCTGGTACGGTGACAGAAGGAACTATCTATATACAGACGGCAATACGGCGGCCTCTCTTCACACTGGCCTGGATATGGCCGCAGCAACTGGTTCCGAAATTATGGCACCCCTTGATGGCACTGTTGTCATGGCAGAAGAGAGAATCCTTACGGGAGGGACCGTCGTCCTCGAACATCTGCCTGGCGTCTATTCCTTGTATTATCATATGGATCGGATCGATGTCAAAATAGGCGATAGTCTATCTCAGGGCGAACTGTTGGGGACTGTGGGTGCAACAGGGCTTGTGACAGGGCCTCATCTGCATTGGGAACTCAGGGTAAATACAATTCCTGTTAACCCGGAGAGATATCTTTCGCATCCACTTATTGACAAAGATGGAATATTAACCATAATAGACGATACTAAAGAAAAAGGGAGGTGA
- the rpsU gene encoding 30S ribosomal protein S21 has translation MANIRISDDEPLEKAIKRFKRMVEKEGIIREWKKREYFEKPSTIKNRKKKAMIRKQAKKLRKTETTRR, from the coding sequence ATCGCCAACATAAGAATTAGTGATGACGAGCCCCTGGAAAAAGCTATCAAACGGTTCAAGCGTATGGTGGAAAAAGAAGGTATTATCCGAGAATGGAAAAAACGGGAATACTTCGAAAAACCTTCCACTATCAAAAACCGGAAGAAAAAAGCCATGATCAGAAAACAGGCTAAGAAACTCAGAAAAACTGAGACAACCCGGAGATAA
- a CDS encoding rhodanese-like domain-containing protein, translating into MIQWIQYVIIIIAVGALAFAASVYRIRRNREKQKNLSLNSTLQVLINQDQYEYFLIDVRSEAEYKKGHIPTAINVPYGHLGSFLPTDNLFTNMVVYGRSPLQSSRAAAILSDSGYFNVTSFGPVFKWRGPVTRESKDNKPSTKEKKIL; encoded by the coding sequence ATGATTCAGTGGATACAGTATGTCATAATCATAATAGCTGTTGGTGCCCTGGCCTTTGCGGCCTCTGTCTACCGTATCAGAAGAAACAGGGAGAAGCAGAAGAATCTCTCTTTGAACAGCACCCTTCAGGTCTTAATCAACCAGGATCAATATGAATATTTTCTCATTGATGTCCGTTCTGAAGCAGAGTATAAAAAGGGGCATATTCCCACAGCCATCAATGTTCCCTATGGTCATTTGGGGTCCTTTCTTCCAACGGATAATCTGTTCACAAATATGGTTGTTTATGGGCGGTCTCCTCTTCAGTCCAGCCGTGCGGCTGCCATCCTCAGTGATTCAGGGTATTTCAATGTGACCAGTTTTGGACCTGTCTTTAAATGGAGGGGGCCTGTCACCCGAGAAAGTAAAGACAATAAACCCTCAACAAAAGAAAAGAAGATCCTCTAA